The following coding sequences lie in one Heyndrickxia oleronia genomic window:
- a CDS encoding M23 family metallopeptidase, with amino-acid sequence MRILICTLFIFSFLSVSCHANSKATSDEESYQKRMELYRRVEITTQIPWYYIAAVDHYERSIRTVRNDLPRAKGITGIYIPPEVWSGYLNPNKNDMSPLSIQLFNGFGVDGNGDGKANRADDADVIFSFADFILNYGVDEDHFRLALWDYYKRDKTVSIIMAKARLYKHFGKLDLNHKTFPLPRGYNFTYHNTWGDSRGWGGRRIHEGTDIFAGYGVPVRSTSYGIVEMKGWNKYGGWRVGIRDINNTYHYYAHLNGFSKGLKVGQIVEPGTLIGSVGSTGYGPPGTSGKFPPHLHYGMYKDNGRTEWSFDPYPYLKQWELLDRKRASAK; translated from the coding sequence TTGCGTATTCTCATATGCACTTTATTTATCTTTTCTTTTCTATCTGTAAGCTGTCATGCGAATTCCAAAGCCACATCTGATGAAGAAAGCTATCAAAAAAGGATGGAATTATACCGAAGAGTAGAAATAACTACACAAATTCCTTGGTACTATATTGCGGCTGTTGATCATTACGAGAGAAGTATACGGACAGTTAGAAATGATTTACCGAGAGCAAAAGGCATTACCGGAATATATATTCCTCCAGAAGTCTGGTCAGGTTATTTAAATCCTAATAAAAATGATATGTCTCCCTTATCGATCCAATTATTTAATGGATTTGGCGTTGACGGAAATGGCGATGGAAAAGCAAATCGAGCAGACGATGCTGATGTTATCTTTTCATTTGCCGATTTTATATTAAATTATGGAGTAGATGAAGATCATTTTCGTTTAGCACTATGGGATTATTATAAGCGAGATAAAACAGTCAGTATTATTATGGCAAAAGCAAGACTTTATAAGCATTTTGGCAAATTAGATCTTAATCATAAAACCTTCCCACTGCCAAGGGGTTATAATTTTACTTACCATAATACTTGGGGTGATTCCAGAGGTTGGGGCGGTAGAAGGATACATGAAGGAACAGATATCTTTGCTGGCTATGGCGTACCAGTACGTTCAACAAGCTATGGAATTGTTGAAATGAAGGGATGGAATAAATATGGCGGTTGGCGGGTCGGTATACGTGATATAAATAACACTTATCACTATTATGCTCATTTAAATGGATTTTCTAAAGGTTTGAAAGTAGGGCAAATTGTTGAACCGGGTACCCTTATAGGTAGTGTAGGAAGTACAGGTTATGGACCTCCAGGGACATCAGGAAAATTCCCACCACATTTACATTACGGGATGTATAAAGACAATGGGCGAACAGAATGGTCATTTGATCCATACCCATATTTAAAACAATGGGAGCTTTTAGATAGAAAAAGAGCCTCAGCTAAATAA
- a CDS encoding NAD(P)/FAD-dependent oxidoreductase: MNEDQKIYDITIIGGGPTGLFTAFYGGMRQASVKIIESLPQLGGQLAALYPEKYIYDVAGFPKIKAQDLVNNLKEQLSMFSPTICLDQSVTNVEKGENEVFKLTTDKEIHYSKTIIITAGVGAFQPRRLELDNAKQYEGKNLHYFVEDLQSFKGQKVAILGGGDSAVDWALMLEPIAEKVSLIHRRDKFRAHEHSVETLKNSKVEIITPFVPTELIGDEQQANQLVLEEVRGDKKEVIDFDSLIVNYGFVSSLGPIKDWGIEIEKNSIIVNSKMETNIPGIYAAGDICTFEGKIKLIATGFGEAPTAVSNAKAYIDPKARLQPMHSTSLFPS, translated from the coding sequence TTGAACGAGGATCAAAAAATTTATGATATAACAATCATAGGAGGCGGACCAACAGGCTTATTCACTGCTTTCTATGGTGGAATGCGTCAGGCAAGTGTTAAGATTATTGAAAGCTTGCCACAACTAGGTGGGCAACTTGCTGCTTTATATCCAGAAAAGTACATATATGATGTAGCTGGTTTTCCTAAAATTAAAGCTCAAGATTTAGTTAATAACTTAAAAGAACAATTATCTATGTTTTCCCCTACCATTTGTCTTGACCAATCTGTAACAAATGTAGAAAAAGGAGAAAATGAGGTTTTCAAACTTACGACAGATAAAGAAATTCATTATTCTAAAACAATCATTATTACTGCTGGGGTCGGCGCTTTTCAACCACGTCGTTTAGAATTGGATAATGCAAAACAATATGAAGGAAAGAACTTACACTATTTTGTTGAAGATTTACAAAGCTTTAAAGGTCAAAAGGTTGCTATATTAGGTGGAGGAGATTCTGCCGTAGACTGGGCATTAATGCTTGAACCAATTGCTGAAAAAGTATCTCTTATTCACCGTAGAGATAAATTTCGCGCACATGAACATAGCGTAGAAACATTAAAGAATTCTAAAGTTGAGATCATTACCCCATTTGTACCTACTGAATTAATTGGGGATGAGCAACAAGCAAACCAATTAGTTTTAGAAGAAGTCCGTGGTGATAAAAAAGAAGTTATTGATTTCGATTCATTAATCGTTAATTATGGTTTCGTCTCTTCATTGGGTCCAATTAAGGATTGGGGAATTGAAATTGAAAAGAACTCTATTATAGTGAATTCAAAAATGGAAACGAATATTCCTGGTATTTATGCAGCTGGAGATATATGTACTTTTGAAGGTAAAATAAAATTAATTGCCACTGGTTTTGGCGAAGCACCTACTGCCGTTAGTAACGCAAAAGCATATATCGATCCAAAAGCAAGATTACAGCCAATGCATAGTACATCACTATTTCCATCTTAA
- a CDS encoding YuzD family protein: MIIYGAEIICASCVNLPSSKDTYEWLGAAVARKFPNQPVNIRLVDIFNPPEEEEIKSFAQRVVEEDMFYPVITLEGQVVGEGNPRLKTIYTELEKYGYKAVESF, translated from the coding sequence ATGATCATATATGGGGCTGAAATCATTTGTGCAAGCTGTGTAAATTTACCTTCTTCGAAAGATACGTATGAATGGTTAGGGGCAGCAGTTGCTCGTAAATTCCCTAATCAACCAGTGAACATTCGCTTGGTAGATATTTTTAATCCTCCAGAGGAAGAGGAGATAAAAAGCTTTGCTCAACGTGTAGTTGAAGAGGATATGTTCTATCCTGTTATTACATTAGAAGGACAGGTTGTTGGTGAGGGGAATCCACGATTAAAGACGATATATACAGAATTGGAGAAATATGGTTACAAAGCTGTTGAATCATTTTAA
- a CDS encoding YuzB family protein: MNPIIEFCASNLASGAFKALEILEEDPNLDIVEYSCLDYCDICGEAPFALVNGDYVKGETPEELVENIYKYLEENPMF; this comes from the coding sequence TTGAATCCTATTATTGAGTTTTGTGCAAGCAATCTTGCAAGTGGAGCATTTAAAGCGCTTGAAATATTGGAAGAGGATCCAAATCTCGATATTGTTGAATATAGCTGTTTAGATTATTGTGATATTTGTGGTGAAGCTCCTTTTGCCCTCGTTAATGGAGATTATGTAAAGGGTGAAACTCCTGAGGAACTTGTAGAGAATATATATAAATATTTGGAAGAAAATCCAATGTTTTAG
- a CDS encoding DUF86 domain-containing protein → MYFVDREKIEETLQYMESKIKLLNSTQIWETDVEKAALERIAHTIIESILDVGNSIIDGFIMRDPGSYEDIIDILEDEKVITEQISKSLIKIVAWRKILVQQYTSIQHQQMYQDFSIHMKAIEGFVPCVRTYIESELGPVSAFRN, encoded by the coding sequence GTGTATTTTGTAGACCGAGAAAAAATTGAAGAAACACTTCAATATATGGAAAGTAAAATCAAGCTATTAAATTCTACACAAATATGGGAAACTGATGTTGAAAAGGCAGCTTTAGAAAGAATTGCCCATACAATAATTGAATCCATATTGGATGTAGGAAATTCAATTATTGATGGTTTTATCATGAGGGATCCAGGAAGTTATGAAGATATTATAGACATTCTCGAAGATGAAAAGGTAATCACGGAACAAATTTCTAAAAGTTTAATTAAAATTGTTGCTTGGAGAAAGATCTTAGTTCAACAATATACATCGATTCAACATCAGCAGATGTATCAGGACTTTTCAATTCATATGAAGGCAATCGAAGGATTTGTTCCTTGTGTACGAACATATATAGAAAGTGAATTAGGACCAGTTTCTGCATTTAGAAATTAA
- a CDS encoding phosphatidylglycerophosphatase A: MNNNQKMTLSEKTARDWLNQRGVKIEDIAELVMFLQQKYHPNLQLEDCIENINRVLSKREVQNAILTGIQLDILAEKKLLEEPLQSIIEVDESLYGVDEILAFSIVNVYGSIGFTNYGYIDKQKPGILKKLNDHTSGQCHTFLDDIVGAIAAAASSRLAHRAVEE; the protein is encoded by the coding sequence ATGAATAATAATCAAAAAATGACATTATCTGAGAAAACAGCAAGGGATTGGCTTAATCAACGCGGTGTCAAAATAGAGGATATTGCCGAACTTGTCATGTTTCTTCAGCAGAAATATCATCCCAATTTGCAATTAGAGGATTGTATCGAAAATATTAATCGAGTGCTGTCCAAACGGGAGGTTCAAAATGCCATTTTAACTGGAATCCAATTAGATATTTTAGCTGAAAAAAAGCTGCTTGAAGAGCCATTACAATCCATCATTGAGGTAGATGAAAGTTTGTATGGAGTTGATGAAATATTAGCATTTTCTATTGTGAATGTATATGGGTCCATTGGCTTCACAAATTACGGTTACATTGATAAACAAAAACCAGGTATTTTAAAGAAATTAAATGACCATACTTCTGGACAATGTCATACATTTCTAGATGATATTGTCGGTGCGATTGCTGCAGCTGCCTCCAGCCGATTAGCACATCGTGCAGTTGAAGAATAA
- a CDS encoding HesB/IscA family protein: protein MSEVVIITDAAALQIKDMMKQNEEEGAFLRVSVNGGGCTGLSYGMGFDHEKKDDDIEDVQHDLTILVDKESAPILQGTKIDYKQSLMGGGFTIDNPNAIASCGCGSSFRTAKVAGTPENC, encoded by the coding sequence ATGAGCGAGGTAGTAATAATTACTGATGCTGCTGCACTTCAAATTAAAGATATGATGAAGCAAAATGAAGAAGAAGGTGCTTTTCTTCGTGTTTCTGTAAATGGTGGAGGCTGTACGGGCTTATCCTATGGAATGGGATTCGATCATGAGAAAAAGGATGATGACATCGAAGACGTCCAGCATGATTTGACTATACTAGTTGATAAAGAAAGTGCTCCTATTCTTCAAGGAACTAAAATTGACTATAAACAATCACTTATGGGTGGCGGCTTTACCATCGATAATCCAAATGCGATTGCTTCCTGTGGATGCGGTTCATCATTTAGAACAGCGAAGGTTGCTGGAACGCCGGAGAATTGTTAA
- a CDS encoding DUF2225 domain-containing protein, producing the protein MNTTLTPFYDKQVQCLHCEAKFPSTKIRSSFVKVDRYDKDFCPNYQSEELNPLFYHVFVCPQCGFSFTDDFSKYFPPKTKEEIKNNVSDRWVHQDYGKQRTVRQAIDSYKLAAYCAEIKKEKKVTIAGLYMRIAWLNRKMKNKEQEQRFISFALHNYLECYLNSDYHSSQMSELKIMYLIAALSHQIGETEQAVMYLSKVIEKQNTTTERTIIEMAKDQWQEIRGEKSTA; encoded by the coding sequence ATGAACACTACTTTAACACCGTTTTACGATAAACAGGTCCAATGTCTACACTGTGAAGCTAAATTCCCATCAACAAAAATTCGTTCAAGCTTCGTAAAAGTAGATCGTTATGACAAGGACTTTTGTCCTAATTATCAGTCAGAAGAGTTAAATCCTCTATTCTATCATGTATTCGTATGCCCTCAATGTGGATTTTCGTTTACAGATGATTTTTCTAAATATTTCCCTCCTAAAACAAAGGAGGAAATTAAAAACAATGTTTCGGATCGATGGGTTCATCAAGACTATGGAAAACAAAGGACGGTTAGACAAGCGATTGATTCCTATAAATTAGCCGCCTATTGTGCTGAAATTAAGAAAGAAAAAAAAGTTACGATTGCTGGATTATATATGAGAATTGCTTGGCTCAATCGAAAAATGAAGAATAAAGAACAGGAACAGCGATTTATATCTTTCGCTCTGCATAATTATTTAGAGTGTTATTTAAATAGTGATTATCATAGTTCACAAATGTCAGAATTAAAGATAATGTACTTAATTGCTGCCTTATCACATCAAATTGGCGAAACTGAGCAAGCGGTCATGTACCTATCTAAAGTCATAGAAAAACAAAATACAACAACAGAACGAACTATTATCGAAATGGCCAAGGATCAGTGGCAAGAAATTAGAGGCGAAAAAAGTACTGCATAA
- a CDS encoding TIGR01457 family HAD-type hydrolase, whose translation MKQYKGYLIDLDGTMYRGSEKIEAAGHFIHRLRNKGIPYLFVTNNSSRTPEEVAKKLREFDIPAEDDQVFTTSMATAEYMYGQNKNGTVYAIGETGLLTALKNKGFSFDDQNPDFVVVGIDREINYEKLSLACLAVRKGATFISTNADIALPTERGFLPGNGSITSVITVSTQTTPIFIGKPESIIMNQALAYLGTAKEDTIMVGDFYETDILAGIRAGMDTLLVHTGVTTKEDLLNKEKQPTYSIDSLNEWEC comes from the coding sequence ATGAAACAATATAAAGGATATTTAATTGATCTTGATGGTACAATGTATCGTGGAAGTGAAAAAATTGAGGCAGCAGGTCATTTCATTCATCGACTTCGAAATAAAGGAATTCCTTATTTATTCGTAACCAATAATTCATCGCGTACTCCAGAAGAAGTGGCTAAAAAGCTTCGTGAATTTGATATTCCTGCAGAAGATGATCAAGTTTTCACGACATCCATGGCTACTGCTGAATATATGTATGGGCAGAATAAAAATGGAACGGTTTATGCCATTGGAGAAACGGGTTTACTAACCGCATTAAAAAATAAGGGCTTTTCTTTCGATGATCAAAATCCAGATTTTGTAGTAGTAGGAATTGATCGTGAAATTAATTATGAAAAATTATCCTTGGCATGCCTTGCTGTTAGAAAGGGTGCTACCTTTATTTCCACAAATGCAGATATTGCATTGCCTACTGAAAGAGGGTTCTTACCTGGTAACGGATCAATTACTTCAGTCATTACGGTATCAACACAAACTACTCCCATTTTTATTGGGAAACCTGAATCGATTATTATGAATCAGGCATTAGCATATTTAGGAACTGCTAAGGAAGATACAATTATGGTTGGCGATTTTTATGAAACCGATATTTTAGCAGGGATACGAGCGGGAATGGATACGCTTCTTGTTCATACAGGCGTAACGACAAAGGAAGATTTGCTGAATAAGGAGAAGCAACCAACTTATTCAATCGATTCATTGAATGAATGGGAATGTTAA
- a CDS encoding YutD family protein: MININNQTYEVIKDFRNGFNEEAFRNRYSEILARYDYIVGDWGYGQLRLKGFFDDQNPKAAFDTKIGTLTEYLYEYCNFGCAYFVAKKIEG; this comes from the coding sequence ATGATAAATATCAATAATCAAACCTATGAAGTGATAAAAGATTTCCGAAATGGGTTTAATGAGGAAGCCTTTCGAAATCGATATAGTGAAATTTTGGCAAGATATGATTATATTGTAGGTGATTGGGGATATGGTCAATTAAGATTAAAAGGCTTTTTCGATGATCAAAATCCTAAGGCGGCATTTGATACAAAAATTGGTACACTAACTGAATATTTGTATGAATATTGTAATTTTGGTTGTGCTTATTTTGTAGCTAAGAAAATAGAAGGGTAG
- a CDS encoding NifU family protein, whose amino-acid sequence MSEPTIIEKVQEVLDKLRPFLLRDGGDCELVDVEDGIVKLRLLGACGTCPSSTITLKAGIERALFEEVPGVVEVEQVF is encoded by the coding sequence ATGTCAGAACCAACGATCATTGAAAAAGTTCAAGAAGTATTAGATAAATTACGTCCGTTCCTACTTCGTGACGGTGGAGACTGTGAATTAGTAGATGTTGAAGATGGTATTGTGAAGCTTCGCCTACTAGGTGCATGTGGAACATGCCCAAGTTCAACGATCACATTAAAAGCAGGTATTGAACGTGCGTTGTTCGAAGAAGTTCCTGGTGTGGTAGAGGTTGAACAAGTATTTTAA
- a CDS encoding YhcN/YlaJ family sporulation lipoprotein, producing MLLLQKGLITATILGAALLSACGNNNDNKDVAENSGIYKQNGNTINRQNEEDLYNPEKVNTPNERSSEFGYVRQVKSPVPNKAVNFKQDNTFDREKVADTISKIAITLPKVHDASSLVTDEEVLIAYRTDVKDKEGRNDIADQVKKTALSVVPRWYHVYVTDDPSLRQDIENIAYMNGASGNHENAINGVIKRMLSRSPQGSKLNNGENENGETMTDDKEYMNDNDKYRNQYKKGGS from the coding sequence GTGTTATTATTGCAAAAAGGATTGATTACCGCGACTATTTTAGGTGCAGCTCTTCTATCAGCCTGCGGAAATAACAATGATAATAAAGATGTTGCTGAAAATTCTGGAATTTATAAGCAAAATGGAAATACAATCAATAGACAAAATGAAGAAGATTTATATAACCCTGAAAAGGTAAATACGCCCAATGAACGTTCAAGTGAATTCGGTTATGTGAGACAAGTAAAAAGTCCTGTACCAAATAAAGCAGTGAATTTTAAACAGGACAATACGTTCGATCGAGAAAAGGTGGCAGACACCATAAGTAAAATAGCCATTACATTGCCAAAAGTACATGATGCCTCCTCACTTGTAACAGACGAAGAAGTGTTGATTGCTTATCGAACTGATGTAAAAGATAAAGAAGGAAGAAATGATATAGCTGATCAAGTGAAAAAAACTGCATTGTCTGTCGTACCTAGATGGTACCATGTTTATGTAACAGATGATCCTTCACTAAGACAAGATATTGAAAATATTGCTTACATGAACGGTGCCTCTGGCAATCATGAAAATGCGATTAATGGAGTCATAAAAAGAATGTTAAGCCGTTCACCCCAAGGCTCGAAACTAAATAATGGAGAAAATGAAAATGGTGAAACAATGACAGATGATAAAGAATACATGAATGATAACGATAAATATCGAAATCAATATAAAAAAGGTGGTTCATAA
- the yutH gene encoding spore coat putative kinase YutH, with protein MSIDILKKFFNITPEKSFLEGNYVRYMHENTLYTLIPVTTIQEEQLVEWYEMSEHLFAQGDRYVSRFVSSKDSKFLITVNDEDFCLLKNKYHSIPRKINHGRKLAKFHHRGRSLRTELQNVSRIGQWKSFWEKRLDQMEKVWYQNVQNHPDHEFEYLFIDSFPYYMGLCENAIQYLVDTELDDTPQLIDAGTICHERFNKNTWGKNHWIRNPFDWVYDHATRDLAEWIRDQYFRNKRTFLPDLQQFLRSYQSISPLSSFSWRLLYARLLFPLHYFECIEEYFVTGSEHRKISLEEKLKQTLRDTEDYERFLGDFFQIAEIPSRGQNLPRVEWLNR; from the coding sequence TTGTCTATTGATATCCTTAAGAAGTTTTTCAACATAACTCCTGAAAAGTCCTTCTTAGAAGGGAACTATGTTAGATATATGCATGAGAACACTCTATATACATTAATTCCAGTTACTACAATTCAAGAGGAACAATTAGTGGAATGGTATGAAATGTCAGAGCATCTATTCGCACAAGGGGATAGATATGTTTCAAGATTTGTTTCTTCAAAGGATAGTAAATTTTTAATTACAGTTAATGATGAAGACTTTTGCTTATTGAAAAATAAATATCATTCAATACCTAGAAAAATAAATCATGGAAGAAAACTTGCAAAGTTTCACCACCGAGGCAGATCATTAAGAACTGAATTACAAAATGTATCACGAATCGGACAGTGGAAGTCATTTTGGGAGAAACGATTGGATCAAATGGAAAAAGTATGGTACCAAAATGTGCAAAACCATCCTGATCATGAATTTGAATATTTATTTATAGACTCATTTCCATATTATATGGGGTTATGTGAAAATGCGATTCAATACTTAGTTGATACAGAATTAGATGATACCCCACAATTAATTGATGCAGGAACGATTTGTCATGAACGTTTTAATAAAAATACATGGGGGAAAAACCATTGGATTCGAAATCCATTTGATTGGGTTTATGATCATGCAACAAGGGATCTGGCAGAATGGATTCGAGATCAGTATTTTCGAAATAAGCGTACCTTCTTGCCGGATTTGCAACAATTTCTAAGAAGCTATCAAAGCATAAGCCCACTTTCATCATTCTCATGGAGACTTCTTTATGCTCGATTATTATTCCCTTTACATTATTTTGAATGCATTGAAGAATATTTTGTAACAGGTTCAGAGCATCGCAAGATAAGTTTAGAGGAAAAATTAAAACAAACTTTAAGAGATACAGAAGACTATGAACGTTTCCTTGGGGACTTTTTCCAAATAGCAGAGATACCAAGCAGAGGACAAAATCTACCTAGAGTTGAGTGGTTAAATAGATGA
- a CDS encoding NAD(P)/FAD-dependent oxidoreductase, translating into MRKPRIVVLGAGYGGLMTVTRLQKLLSVNEAEIILINKNEYHYETTWLHEASAGTLHHDRVRYEIKNVINPSKVEFIQATIEKVNPEEKKVILENGEVEYDYLVISLGSDSETFGIKGLDKYAFAITNVNAARQIREHIEYQFATYNTEVEKDEKRLSIVIGGAGFTGIEFLGELTNRIPELCEEYDIDRKKVRITCVEASPMVLPQFDRDLVNYAISLLESKGVEFHIGTAVQEANAEGVLIGKRGEEPHEVKAGTIIWSAGVRGNSIIEKSGFENMRGRVKVNNDLRIPGYDDIFVIGDCSLIINEAIDRPYPPTAQIAMQHGEVCARNVAKLVQGKSPLEDFVFDDKGTVCSLGEDDAIGVVFGKKIKGTKASVMKKVIDNRALFMVGGPSLVMKKGKFKLL; encoded by the coding sequence TTGAGAAAGCCAAGAATAGTAGTATTAGGTGCTGGATATGGTGGTTTAATGACAGTCACTCGATTACAAAAATTATTAAGTGTAAATGAAGCTGAAATTATTCTTATTAATAAAAATGAATATCATTATGAAACGACATGGCTTCATGAAGCATCTGCTGGCACATTACATCATGATCGTGTACGTTATGAAATCAAAAATGTAATTAATCCAAGTAAAGTTGAGTTTATTCAAGCAACAATTGAAAAAGTGAATCCTGAAGAAAAGAAGGTTATCCTAGAGAATGGCGAAGTAGAGTATGATTACTTAGTTATCTCACTAGGATCAGATTCTGAGACATTTGGCATTAAAGGATTAGATAAATATGCTTTTGCAATCACGAATGTGAATGCTGCAAGACAAATTCGTGAACATATTGAATATCAATTTGCAACCTACAATACAGAAGTAGAGAAGGATGAAAAGCGCTTATCTATTGTAATAGGTGGAGCAGGTTTCACAGGTATCGAGTTCCTTGGTGAATTAACAAACCGTATTCCGGAACTTTGTGAAGAATATGATATAGATCGTAAAAAAGTTAGAATCACATGTGTTGAGGCTTCACCAATGGTTTTACCACAATTTGATCGTGACCTTGTTAATTATGCAATTTCTTTACTAGAAAGTAAAGGAGTTGAATTCCATATTGGTACTGCTGTTCAAGAAGCAAATGCTGAAGGGGTTCTAATTGGTAAAAGGGGTGAAGAGCCTCATGAAGTGAAAGCAGGAACCATTATTTGGTCTGCTGGTGTACGTGGAAACTCTATAATTGAAAAATCTGGTTTTGAAAATATGCGTGGACGTGTGAAAGTAAACAATGATTTACGCATTCCTGGATATGATGATATCTTTGTTATTGGTGATTGTTCTCTTATCATTAATGAAGCGATTGATCGACCATATCCACCAACTGCACAGATTGCAATGCAACATGGTGAAGTTTGTGCACGTAACGTGGCGAAGCTTGTTCAAGGCAAAAGTCCTCTAGAAGATTTTGTATTTGATGACAAAGGAACAGTTTGTTCGCTCGGTGAGGATGATGCAATTGGGGTTGTATTTGGTAAGAAGATAAAAGGTACAAAGGCTTCTGTGATGAAAAAAGTCATTGATAACCGTGCATTATTTATGGTTGGTGG